In the genome of Papaver somniferum cultivar HN1 unplaced genomic scaffold, ASM357369v1 unplaced-scaffold_67, whole genome shotgun sequence, one region contains:
- the LOC113343824 gene encoding uncharacterized protein LOC113343824 gives MAAGEGTECDWVPPEQGELLLCCDVASRNNPGVAGAGAIARDASCGVVGSMEIGLGITSNFLDELYGVVVGLEWAIQWGYRRILIRSDSTSVLGILERKSLPWFVQQRWKTVCQHYDSIRFVHSFREANFSADKMARRGCNLGHRVGIHYVGRPDFLISIELPNVAYFRFK, from the exons atggcagctggcgaagggacagag TGTGACTGGGTACCACCGGAGCAGGGAGAGCTCCTTCTTTGCTGTGACGTGGCCTCGAGAAACAATCCAGGCGTGGCTGGTGCAGGGGCTATTGCAAGGGACGCGAGCTGTGGAGTGGTGGGTTCTATGGAAATTGGGTTGGGTATTACTTCCAATTTCCTGGATGAACTTTACGGAGTTGTTGTTGGGCTTGAGTGGGCTATCCAATGGGGATACCGGAGGATCCTCATTAGATCGGATTCAACTAGTGTGTTGGGTATTTTGGAGAGGAAAAGTTTGCCATGGTTTGTGCAGCAAAGATGGAAAACTGTGTGTCAACATTATGATTCTATCAGATTCGTTCATTCGTTCCGTGAAGCGAATTTTTCAGCGGATAAAATGGCAAGAAGAGGTTGTAATTTAGGTCATAGGGTTGGAATACATTATGTAGGCCGCCCAGATTTTTTAATTTCTATTGAATTACCAAATGTTGCTTATTTTCGTTTTAAGTAG